The genomic window TACTTTCTAtaaagcagtgcttctcaaactgtgCTACAGTTTGCAATTACCTGGGGAGATTTTTATGAAATCATGATACCTATGTCATATCTCATGTaagttaaatcagaatctctggggaggTGGGCCCCAGATctctgattgaaaaaaaaaaagctcttctgGTGCATCCAGGCATGATTTGATAACTTTTACTTGTACTTCTCAAACTAATATGCCTAAGAATCACCAAGGGTTGGGGTCAGGGGATGAGGTCTtgtcaaaatgcagattctgattcaggagaTCTGGGCTATTGGTCAGAGACTCTGCAGTTTTCACACACTCCCAGTGATGGTGATTCAGCTTGTCCACAGACCACGATTTGACTCGTGAGGCTGTAAGTTTTCAAACCTACACCTCACCATGACTAGCCCTATGAGGGCAGAGGTACCCCAAAGCCTCTCTGTAATAACATGACCAGAACCTTGCTTCTTTGATCTTTAGGTCTTAGGAAGATCTACTCTGAAAAATCTCCCCATGTGCTTTCTTGTCTTGTCATGCACTCACTGACAAGTTAGGTTTGGGCAGTGAAATGAAATCAAAGTGATAGGGGAAAAGATAGCAGGCTTGCTTCTCTGCCTAACTCACCTTGGGGATTAGGGAAGGCTCTCTGGCTTCCTTttccctatttaaaaaaatagttggtgtttttctttcttttttttttatggccttGAAGAATAGGTGCTTATGTTCTCATCCTCAAAGTTATGATCATACCACCTTCCACCGACAGTCTCCTCATAAACCCACCTGTGCCTGCTTGTTTCTAGGGTCAGAACATGTTCTGGGACGTGGCTGTAGtcctgaaaccaacacaagaaGCACCTGCTGCTTCAGCCCCAGGCAGTTGTTCATTACCAGGGACTCTGGCCAAGAGTGagctcctggacactcatgggaaCATGGCCTGTCTAGGTGAGGTCAATTCTCTGATTCGGAATCTGACTGTAGAGGCTGCTGGTCTGGTCTCGCCTGAGCAACAGAGAGCACTGAGGGGTTGAAGGTATCAGGGAGAGCTGGGCAGAGGGATGCTGAAAGATGCCTATGCATTTATCAAAGGAAATGGCTTGTTTTGCACACAGTTTCAAGACACCACACCAGGCAAACACAGGTAAACTCCAAatctagcttttttaaaaaaaataatcttacatatttattcatttttggctgtgctgggtcttcgttgctgcaaatgcagtggcttctctgttgcAGATCACAGACTCTAGGGAGCGTGGTCTTTgatagttgtggttcctgggctctagagcactgactcagtagttgtggcacacaggcttagttggtcCTCAGcaaatgggatcttcccggatcaggggatcaaacctgtgtcagctacttggcaggcagattctttaccactgagccaccagggaagttctccaaATTTAACTTTTGATCACATTTATTGTTCAGCAAGTTTCATATCTATGCACACATGTAGACACATGTCCTCTCCCTATGCTTCGTGATTGTTGTAGCTTGAGCCTACAAGAGAAGCCTACAAGAGAAGCTAAGATAAGAACGGTCACCTTTTGTGGTGATTTTTTGAGGTGTTCCGTTTTCATAGGTCTTTGTGGACTTTCTAGAGGATTTTGAACACTTGGCCATGATGATGTCCAAAGTCAGTCATGATGGCTGACTTACCACCTGGTTCAGGCTGGGACTCAGGATATGCATGGCTAGCAGTGGTGGAAGCTTGTGAAGTAGAGACATATAATTGGGTCAAGTGTGTGGTCACCATAAGTCCTGTGCTGTGGAAGCAGTCCCTGCATGCCTGCCAAGGTCCCTCTGGCACTGTCATGCTATGAGTCTTGCTTGGCCAGGGCTGTGCTTGAATATTCTGAACCCTCTCTCCTCCCTAGCCAGTTCCTCAAGCATTTGCAAACCAAGTCCCTTTCTTAAACCAGTGTTGTGGGGAAGGTTAGGACGGCCACCTTTTATATTCCTGTGTCTTCTTTAATTCCCCAAACTCTCAGTAACTTCTGTTTcccatctttgctttctgttccAGTCCTTCTGGCACAGTCCCCTTATATCaattcttttctgtttccctGCTTTATCAGACATTCATGGTCTGAACTCCCAACAGCTGCACCCATCCACTAGGAATGGCCactgttttctatctttttttggctgtgctgggtctttgttgtagcAAGTGGGCTGTGGGCTTTCACTAGTTGTGGTAcaccagcttctcattgtggtgcaggggcttttcttgttgctgagtatgggctcagtggttgcctCGAGGGCTTCTTTACTTGCACCAttcaggctctctagttgtggtgtgcagtcttaattgccctgtggcatgtgggatcttagttccccattgAACTTATGTCCTTTGCATTGGAagactgattcttaaccactggaccaccagggagaacCAGGCAActgttttctttccctgcttttccCAGCCAGGACTCACCTTTCTGCCAGCAATTTCTGTCATTACAGGTAATGGCGAGAACACTGACTTCCAGCAATTGAGAAGGGAACCCCAGTGTAGTTGCTGCCGTGTCTCTGAGAACTctttgaccttgagcaagtccattctttttctgaacctcCATTCTCTGTTCTGTGAACTGGGGTCTGTTCATTCAGTAAATACAAGATTTGTTGAGGACCTGCttcctgtgtgctcagctgtgtaaCAGGTGCTAGACATATAGCAGTGAGTGAAAACAGCCTTGCACTTTTTTTAGCTCCCATACAAATGAAGGGAAGTACTTTCATCTTGATAATAAAATTGTATAGTATACATGAAAGTACTTTGGAAATGTTGATGTGACTGTCTGAGAGTTTTATTTAAAGTTTGGTATGTACTCATTAATATTGAATTTATTAAGgtttatacattaaaataaaaaaaattttctttttaattttttagccataccacacagcatgtgggatcttagttccctgaccagggatcaaaccctcgcaccctgcattggaaatgcagagtGTTAAcccgtggactgccagggaagtacttaaagtttatatatttaaaacaagtttttaaacttttcttgtttttatttcctttgtacaTCTGGAAAAATTCAGAAgttggggcttccatggtggctcattggtaaagaatccgcctgccaatgcaggagacacaggttcgatctctgatccagaaagatctcatatgccacggagcaactaggACCATATGCaccataactattgagcctgtgctctagatcccgggagctgcagctgctgagtctgtgcaccctagagcccatgttccgaAATAAGACAAGCCATGGCAGTGAGAAACCTGAGcatcacaactggagagtagcccccgctcgccacaactagagaaaagcccaaacaggaacgaagacccagcacagccaaaaataaatttaaaaaaatattaaaaaaaaaaattttaaaaagcagggggggaatttcctggtggtccagtggttagaactccccGCTTCCACTGctgaaggcccaggttcaatcactggtcaaggaactaagattccaaaagccatgtgatgtggccaaaaaatcaggaaaggaagagTGAAGAGGTAGCAGGGGAAAGAGGTAACAAGGAGAAAAGTAagataaggaagaagaaaagaagatataAGAGCAGTTTTAAACTACAGGGAGAAAAATGGagtagagtttttaaaaagtcagaacagTAGAAATAGATATAACCAAAAGAAGATTAGCTTTTCAGGGTTTTCTGTTGTTGTCGAAGTCAGGGCTTTGTTGTATCCAGGGCTCAGccattctctttctctgacaCTGCCCTTCCTGAGTGACGGCTGGAGTTTCATTACCATGGTTGCATTACCATGGTCTTAGCCAGAAACCAAACTGGACTGTCCCCTTACCCAGTATTGCTCTGTGCCTTAAACATCCCCATGCCACCCACTCCCTTCTTGGTTGGAGAGTGGCCCTGGTCTGTGCCAGTAGGGTGTCTGGATGCTCGATTCCCCTGTGCAGTTGCTCATGACCTGCAGCTCACAGCTGAATTCAACATACTTCCCCATCTTTATGAATTGACCATCCTATTCTTTTTCTAGGTCATAAAAATCTGAAActtgcatttctgtttttgtttgtttgtttgtttcaggtgcTGAAACCAAAAATCCACAGTTATTGGTTCCAAAAATTGAAATATGTGATGAAGCAGAAAAACCCTTCATCATTTCAGGAAGAATCCAGAAAGTTGACCCGCAAGGACCCAAGTTAGGAGAAGCCTGTGAAAATAGGAACATGTTAAAGAGGCAAAGAATAAAGAGGGAGCAGAAAGATTTTGGACAGGTGACAGTGAAGGACTGTCACCTCTCTGAAAAGCTCAAAGAAGAGGAAGACCAGAAGTGTCCCAAATCTGAGGAGCGATACACCCTCAGTTCTGGCTCtgttaaaaatcagaaaagcCAGCCTGGGCAGAAACCTTTtacatgtggtgtgtgtgggaaAGGCTTTAGCCAGAGTGCAAACCTTGTGGTGCATCAGCGAATCCACACTGGGGAGAAACCCTTTGAATGTCACCAGTGCGGGAAGGCCTTCATTCAGAGTGCAAACCTTGTTGTGCATCAGCGAATCCACACTGGACAGAAACCCTATGTTTGTTCAaagtgtgggaaagccttcaccCAGAGTTCAAACCTGACTGTACATCAAAAAATCCACTCCTTAGAGAAAACATTTAAGTGCAACGAATGTGAGAAAGCCTTCAGTTACAGCTCACAGCTTGCCCGGCACCAGAAAGTCCACATCACAGAAAAATGCTATGAATGTAACGAGTGTGGGAAAACATTTACTCGGAGCTCCAACCTGATTGTTCACCAGAGAATCCACACCGGGGAGAAGCCGTTTGCCTGTAATGACTGTGGCAAAGCCTTCACCCAGAGCGCCAATCTTATCGTGCATCAGCGAAGCCATACTGGGGAGAAGCCATATGAGTGCAAAGAgtgtggaaaagccttcagttGTTTTTCACACCTCATCGTGCACCAGAGAATTCACACCGCAGAGAAACCTTATGACTGCAGCGAGTGTGGAAAGGCCTTCAGTCAGCTCTCATGCCTTATTGTGCACCAGAGAATTCATAGCGGGGACCTTCCGTATGTGTGCAATGAGTGTGGGAAGGCCTTCACGTGCAGCTCGTACCTGCTTATTCATCAGAGGATCCATAATGGGGAGAAGCCATACACATGCAATGAGTGTGGCAAGTCATTCCGGCAGAGGTCGAGCCTCACGGTGCACCAGAGAACCCACACGGGGGAGAAGCCCTATGAGTGTGCCAAGTGCGGTGCAGCCTTCATCTCCAACTCACACCTCATGCGCCACCACAGAACCCACCTCGTGGAGAGCACATAGAGTACAAGGGAGACCTCCAGGTGCCGATCCAAACCTCCCGCTCCCCAAGTTTGATAGACACCTCTTGGCTATTTCCTCCTCGGTGAAAATGAAGCCTGCTCTGTCCTACAAAGTTATGGttttggacttgcctggtggtccagggggtaAGActcagcttccaatgcagggagcacgggtttgatccctggtcagggaagttccatatgctctgcagccaaaaacaaagaaaaaaagcaacagtTTTCAGGAGTGCAGCACAAAACACAAGGCAGACATTTCAGAGGCtagtttaaagaaaatgaaaatgaaggccTCAAGGCaaggattttgtttttaacagtACTCCAAGTGATCATATTGTGTGAAATGGGATGTGGCCTTCTTAGAAACGGGTCATTCAGAGCTCCGTGATAAAGATCCTTCTGGGGAAAAGGatttttcacttaattttgtttttgaaaactctGGTAATTTTCCTGGGCAACATGCAGGTTACTGGTGTGTCTGACTGATGGGATTCGGGCGCTTTGAACCTTGTGTTCTAGTATTTTGGGTTTAAGCAGTGACTTATGAAGGAAACCACTTGGGGTAGCAATTCACCAACAACTCTCACCTGTGAACATGCTAAATTTTCCATTCCCTgggtaattttttttgaaaattaaacaaaaaactgTCTGCCACTCCTTAAATGGATGGAAATAGGAACCGGTTGTTTCCCTCGTGGTCTGCACCTCGTCACAGCTGGAATGGTAAAGCTCTGGAGACTGCTAATGAGTCTTTTCTGATCATTTCCCAGCCTGCATGGCAGTCACTTGAGGACGGGTGCAGACTGCACAGCAGAGCCACCGAGACTGCTGGGCTGTGTTCCTTTGAGAAGATCAAGAAGTCTTCTAATAACAACCGTGGTTACCACTGCATTCCATTTGAGTGAGACGCTGCTAACAGACCCCTTCCAAGATAGAGGAGTCACAGAATAAAGCTGGAGGCATGCCCACTTTGTCTGTTCTCATTCTGCCCAGGCCAGCCAGAGGGCTCAGTTTGGGCATCATTGTCACTTTCTGAATGATCTGGTCATTAGAAGAAATAATGGAGCCCTTGTAATTCTGAGAGGACCCAAGAGGAAAATGAACagagagggagggggcagagTGGGATTCCTAAGgtcttaatttgtttttttttttagaaattcagAGGTATTGGCATATGAAAACTTTTAGGAGGAGGAAGAAACTGGCTGAGGTAAGATACCTTTGTTACCATTTGAGCCTTTATTCCTGGAAAAACAATTTCTACAACTATGCAATAGGTAGAGTCATGTAATAATATTGCCTTGTGTTTATACAGAACCTGATTCCTTGTGTACCTTCTTGTGTAGAGTCATAATACCTGGCACTTATATCGTGTTTTCACAGAGATCATTACCTTAATCCCTGTTACACTGAAAGAGCTGTTTGTCCCCTTTACTGAGAGAGGTCATTTAGCCAAGACTAAGTAACAAGCCTGTGTTCAGACCCAGGTCCTAAATCCAGGTTCCCTTTGTTCTACCATGTTCATTCTGTCTTACACATGTAACCCCACCCAAATCTGTGGGAGAGTCTGAGAAAGGGGTAGATAGTCTCATAGCCGAGCTGACAGATTTGGGGATGTGCCTTAGAGTGACCAGCAAACAGCAAATTTAAGATAGGGTTTGAGTCTCTTCTCTTGATTTCTGGATCTATCTACATCCTACTCTCAGCGTGCAAGCATTTACTGTAAATGCTATACCTGGTGAGAGCACTTGGGGGCAGCCCTTGTGCGTAAGTCCATGCATTTATTGTCTCATTTCTACAGGACTAAATATTAGTTACACAGCGTTTTGTAGTTTACAGAGTATTCTGCCATACAAAAGGCATACACAAAAAGCTTATTAACTTCTTAACTTGTTTTCCTCTTTAACCACAATCTTTCATCAAAGTATGTATGACTTCTCTTCCCAGTTTCACTCTGAATCATATAGACACAAAAAATCAATACAAGCCCCAAGTAAGAACCAAAAGGGCCCATGCCCTCATAGACCCTGATAGTGACTCTTTCTGTTCCCAGTCTGGAAGTGGAAAGACCCAAAAATAACACCACATGTCTCTGCTGAAATTAGGAACAAGTTAGGTATCTTCCTCCCTGAGTGAtcaagaggctcagagagggcgaGCAGGTCTGAAGATTCAGGGTAAATCGGTGACACTAATACACTAAGAGGCCACAATTGTGCTTTGTGACCATTAAGATGGTTAAATGGAGCCTTGTGTTGTATTTTTATCCTTGTAACTAACTGAACGCTGAGTCATGGCTGATTGTGATCTCTATTCGTAGGGAGTTCAGAAGAGCTATCCAGATGATTATCATGTAAAGCTAGGTTTGGGAATCACTGACCCAGTGTTTTACAACAGTGGTTTTTTAACCTCATTTGCATGTTAGAATTATCTGAGACACTTGAAACTTTTTCTGTTTTAGgcctcagtattttttaaaactttggaaGGGTGTGAACCACTGCAGGCAAGTAAAACCTGCAGGTCACAGATGTGTGTGATCAGAGGTGGAGGGGAACTCTAGTATAAGGCAGTGTTCTGCTTCAGCAGAAAAGGACACTGACCACATCAGCTTCTGTGCCTCTGACGACCTTTGGCTGCTGAGACGCTGACCTGACTCACTGTATTTGTGTTTCAAGTGAATATACCAGTTTATTTATATAAGCAAAACAAGTTCTATATAACATGCTTTTCTGTCCCCTATTCGACAAAGtgactttttacatttttgtttgtatttcatcTCCAAATCTGGGTTTCCACAAATACCCAGGTTCAGGACTCCTGATCCTACACAAATCATGTGAGCCTCGTAGGTTGCTAAACAGATCAGATCCTTCCCCAGCTTATAACAACTTTCCCTTCCAATTCAATTCCAACCCTCGAAATAAATTACCACCTACTTTTTCCAGTAGGGTTTCTGGTAGGAGAGGAGTGACTACCCTTTGTTATCAAACAACTTAGGTTGCTTAGGTTGTCCTTTTCCTTGGGGTCATCGCCCTGCTTTTTTATTCTCGTGCAAAATAGATCCCCCACCAAGAATTGAatcctccctgcagtggaagctcacagtcttaaccactgcaccaccagggaagtcccttcatctCCCTTCTTCCTAGGCTGGTCTTGCCAGAAGTAGATGGGAACTCTGAAGCCCCATTTTTTAAGTTGCTAACTATCAGTCTTTCAGCTCTCAGAGAGCTAGGCCTGATGGTGAGCATTAAGGGTAGAATGCAGAAGTCTGTTTTTACCCTTAAGTGAGACAGCAAATGGATGCAAAAGTGAATCCTGGGGGAGAGATTCCTCATCAGCATACATGCACATAAGCACACACAGCTCCCTGTCAAACACAATTGGCTGTGAATCCTCCAGGCTCAGGAAGCTAGCCCTTCCACCATGCTGTGGGTCCCCTCTCTCCTCTAGGTGGCTGTCCTCCCACTTCTGTCACTTTCCCACCTGTGTGCCTAACCTTTCTGGGGTTGCGGTCCATTTGAGAATCTTGTGGAGGTTGTGGATCCTCTAGGAGAAACTCAGATTGCACGCTCAGTTTTGTGTTCATTTGTAGAGGCATATCAACTCCCTGAGGCCAATCCAAGAATCCTTTGGGGTCTCAAATCACACCTGGGGATTTACTATGTAATCACCCACACCTGCTACACAatggtaactttattttttttggctgtgtgtgACTtagtggggtcttagttccctgaccagggattgaactccagcccctgcagtgaaagtgctgagtcctaaccactagactgccaaagaattcccagtgacatttttcaaaatcaaCATCAGACTACAGAATCTCGAGGGATGTTGCCCAGACACATAACCTTTTCAATCTTGCTCCTCCTGGATtctccccccctccccgcccccctcagCAAATGGTGGCATCATCCAACACCCAGACCGGAAACCCAGGAGCCGTTTCTGGCTTCCAGTGTATCAGGCATTGATGACAAAAACAGTTGTTATGCACTCTCTTTGTGGCAGACATGGTGCTAGGTCCTGGGGTACCAAACCAAGCAAGGCTTGCATTTCCCCCTTTTCATGTCTCTCACTGGAAAGCTGGACCCCTTAACATGATTTATTTACCAAGCTCTTCGTCATCTCTTTCCAGcttgttggttttgtttctcaTGCACCTTTACTGCGGCCTGGAGGCAGCTTGCTCTCGTGGTGCCTGTGATCTCTCCTCACCATACCCCACAGCCCCCTTCTGCTTTGTGTAATATTTGGCTTCTTTTAATATGTGGCTCAGGCCCATCTCTGGGAAACCTCTGACCTCCCCATGGCCAAGAAGTATATTTACAAGTGTAGAAGAGCATGATACTTGTATCCAGAGTTTTACTTTGGGCTTTAAAGTGAAAAGCATCTGGATTCAAAATTGTGTGTATATAGTGCAGTTCTCGTAAAATGTTGTTACATACACTGTATACTCTTTAAAAGTGTATAGATAAAAtacatgaaggaaataaaaaagttatAAATGTTTAAGTGACTTTTTTGGAGCCATACAAATGGTAAATTCCAGAGCTTgggctcaaacccaggttctAGGGATAATGGAATTATAggtgattaaaattttttaaagtaattttcatattttttataaggaacaaaaattttataatcaggaaaaatatttattataatcacAAACTTAGTTTTATTGTATTAACTATAAATAGTATCTCATTCTCCACTTGGTAGAATGTGGGATGTAGAATTTTGGTAGAGAGTGGGATGCTCTGTCTCCTCCCCTTGTCCACCTCTCTGCCTCTGAAAGTGTCAAGTCTGACAATTCTTAAATTCTGTTCTGTAACGATAGTCTTTTATGCTTTGTTTATTGATTTGTTCTGAAAGTTGAAATAAACAGCATGAATGTTATTATGACTGTATACATTTTCACTGCAGATGTAGTTTATTGtgattctgtttcctttttggagcagcattttgtttttattgaagtttcTAGTTGTCTTTTCCTTGTGCTGGTTGCTTTTAATACCTCCTCCGTTACTCCCAAATTCTCCATCCAATTAGACGTTCTTTGAGTCCCCCTTTCTCCTGTATATATTCCTTCCAGAGACCTCTAGCCTCCTGTTTTAGTCTGTCCaggatgtttgtttgtttgtttttaatttaaaaaaattttttggccacactacgcAGcccgtgggatcttagctccctgaccagggatcaaacccatcctcCAAGCAGTGGAAATGCGTATTCTTTATGCCTACTGTCCTGTTGTTACACTGGTACATAGCATCCTAAATTCCACATCTACCTTTTGTTTCCACTCTGGTTTCACTGCAGAGCATCAAGTCACTGACCAAAAAGAACGTGTGGAAGGCAAGAGTATGTTGGGTGCCTATGTATGTAAAACAACTTTCTCTGCCCTCACACTTGCTTGGTAGTTTGACTGGCTGTGAAATTCTAGGTTGAAAATTTACCCCCAGAGCTTGTAGGCATTGCTTCACTGACGTATAGCGTCCGACATTGCTAATTAGATGCCTGATTGCAGGCTAATTCTTATTCTTTGACAATCAATAGAACTCACATTTTTGTGATCTCTTTTCCCACCCCTTTCAAGCTCTTAAAGTCTCCTGTTTATCCTTGATATACTCCATTCCCTAATGGACTCAGTGAAATTTTTCAATCTAGCGACTCAAGTACTTCTAGGAAATTTTCTCATGTTATTTATGTGACAGTTTTCcctttccatatattttttttctattttcactgtTTTTGCAATTCCTGTCAATCAAATATAACTTCTGGATTGATCCTCAACTACTTAACTATATTACTTTCATTTCCTTGTCTTATATACCATTTTCTGGGAGAGTACCTTGATTATTTTTCAACCTTTCTAGTGAGTATTTTGGCAGTAATTAATTTGTAAGAGCCTTTTCTTGTTCTCACTTTATTCCTTTTGTGTAGCATactgttctcattttacagatggctcTTAAATCTGAGTATTCTAATTAGAAGAATTTTCCTTAAAGTCTCTTCTGTCACTGAATTGCCTCACCACCTTCATTCCCCTGCTCtgggtctttttgttgttgttgttgtttatcctGTTGACTCTCTTTGGAGGATTTCCTCAAATATGTTGTGATTCTTACACACTCagatataaacatacatatatttgtgtggTGTGGAGGCAGGTAGTGGGCTTGGCTCAGTAAAAGGCTTCCCTCTTGAGTGGTTGGTAGGAACAAGTTGTTTCTCTGAAGACTCTAAATGCCAGGATGCAGAGATCTTTTGGCAAAAAATCATCTCATGTTTTTGTCTGGGGTTTGGATAATGTAAGTGATTTTCTAGAGTGAGAGAGAAGGGGATCAACTGTTAACTACAGGTTTTCAGTTGatgctcttatttttttattcttaaattaaaaaaaatttttttttttttttttttttggcggcacTGCACTGCACgcatggatcttagttcccccaccagggagtgaacccaaccccctgcagtggaagcttggattcTTAGACCCCTGATGCACTTATTTTTAGCCCTATTCCACCTTACCCTTCATTGCACCAGGGGTTTCCAAGCCCCAAGTCATCTGGAGTTTGGCAGGTAGACAGCTGCCTCCTTTTACTGCATTGCCTTTAGCAAGTATTTCAAGTTGTCACTCCCTCCATCTAATTTTATTGTGGATGAAGCCACTATTTCATCCATTTTCTATCCTGTAGAAATTTGTTTCCCTATCCCATCATTgttgttcatatattttaaaccattttaactcattattattttattggaagctaaatgatttaaaaaagaatgttgaTAATCCTTTGATACAGTAGTACCACttttagaaaactaaaactaATTATTTTGACAATGGTTTATATACTTGTCAGtgttaatattttacaaaaaatgaaaatagtccaACTGACTAACAATAGTAGAATGA from Capricornis sumatraensis isolate serow.1 chromosome 10, serow.2, whole genome shotgun sequence includes these protein-coding regions:
- the LOC138087596 gene encoding zinc finger protein 35 isoform X1; this encodes MTAELREAVALAHWGPVTVKKEEEEEEGSVGQVSSQQVRSENIKVWAPGEDPQSCLPVSEQEEKGQNMFWDVAVVLKPTQEAPAASAPGSCSLPGTLAKSELLDTHGNMACLGAETKNPQLLVPKIEICDEAEKPFIISGRIQKVDPQGPKLGEACENRNMLKRQRIKREQKDFGQVTVKDCHLSEKLKEEEDQKCPKSEERYTLSSGSVKNQKSQPGQKPFTCGVCGKGFSQSANLVVHQRIHTGEKPFECHQCGKAFIQSANLVVHQRIHTGQKPYVCSKCGKAFTQSSNLTVHQKIHSLEKTFKCNECEKAFSYSSQLARHQKVHITEKCYECNECGKTFTRSSNLIVHQRIHTGEKPFACNDCGKAFTQSANLIVHQRSHTGEKPYECKECGKAFSCFSHLIVHQRIHTAEKPYDCSECGKAFSQLSCLIVHQRIHSGDLPYVCNECGKAFTCSSYLLIHQRIHNGEKPYTCNECGKSFRQRSSLTVHQRTHTGEKPYECAKCGAAFISNSHLMRHHRTHLGRRPYTCEECGKTFSRSSFLIRHQRIHTGVKPYECEQCGKTFRCRSFLTQHQRIHTGEKPYKCNECGNSFRNHSHLTEHQRTHTGEKPYKCNRCGKAFSQNTHLIHHQRIHTGEKPYLCNECGSSFRKHSNLIQHQRIHTGEKPYKCDECGKTFHTKANLSQHQRIHTGEKPYKCKECGKAFCQSPSLIKHQRIHTGEKPYKCKECGKAFAQSTPLTKHQRIHTGERPYKCSECGKAFIQSICLIRHQRSHTGEKPYKCNECGKGFNQNTCLTQHMRIHTGEKPYKCQECGKAFAHNTSLTEHHRTHTGEKLYKCSECEKTFRKYAHLSEHYRIHTGEKPYECVDCGKFFRHSSVLFRHQKLHSAE